Within Cydia fagiglandana chromosome 25, ilCydFagi1.1, whole genome shotgun sequence, the genomic segment CTCTCTGGCTTTCTTGAAAATGCGGCGGTTTTCCCTAGTAAGTCTTTCGTTCATGTACACCGATTTCGCATTACCAGGCAATTCAAGGTCTGTGGTGGACATGTTTCGGCGCACTCGTGCAGCCCGTAGCACGCGCTCCTTAACAGCTCGCCGCACGAATCGGACAACAATGGGGCGCGGGAGCGCGGGCTGCGCGCCGCTCGCTTCGATGCGCCGTGGGCCGCTCCGATACGCCTCGGCTATGTCGGTTGCAGCCAGTGTTGTACCTATTTTGGTGGCAAGTAGGCATATCATGTGTTCAATACTTTCGCCACTGCTCTTCTAGAATCTAGTGCTAATACCAAACTATGAAAGCAAATCAGTAAAGCTCTGTTTTCCTAAGATAGCGGTGCttatatagcggccgtctccatactaaataacaCGGCTAAATAcggtagtatttgtatggagacggccgctatatgacggcaccgctttgccaggaaaccagagcataaaATCCCCAAATTctagtaaatatattttatattatgccATTGCAGAAGCGCGTCTATGCAACGGTAATAAGGTCCACATCCTGGCCGGTCCACTGCTTCAGTACATGAAGGCCCTGCTCGCGAGTGATGACATTCGCGCACACCGCAGTCTCGCCACACAGGTAATTTGGCTCTACTTTCCATTCCATTGACCCaggttaactggttaaatctggagttaccatggttaccagtacaatttgacactgggttaatggtttaaccgcttaacgtcgggttagtgggatggtgtaagCGGCCCTTAGAccttttaaaacattgttttttttgacgtttcCTTACTGTCAAGGGATTTCCTTTAGCATTTTCTTTTTTCTAAAGGCCCTCTTCAGCTGGTTGTtacctgtttttttttactaagcaTTTTTGAGCATCCGTGACCTCCCATGCGCAATCTTCGACCCTTAAGAGTAGCACTGCTGCATATTTCTTAGAGGAGGCAACTTTTTTTCGCGATTACAACAACTAATAATTTACCCCATTCatcattattaaattgcacaacgggacttaatcgcgtatttaagtttctaagatttacctccgacgtttcgaggacggcgttgtccccgtggtctcggagaagactggcgcaagttgacatcaacatcttctagccgcgcgagtttttcgaactacccgcactaggtattgtttatcagtttgaacgttttgcgcactagggatgttactctgtcgacacacaacactaacgatataagtgccgttgtgcaatttaataatgtttaataatcttgaaagtttaaatcagccCATTAATCATGTTTTAGTTTAGACAAAGTTAGGATAAAATTTAGTAATTTTTCTATTTCCAGTTAATGCAGAATGGCAGAGAACTCCTATCAGTCTTATCTCAAGAATTAGATGAACTCTCCATATCCATCCGTCTTCGTCTCCTCTCCCCGCCTCCCTCCAGCATCATCTGGCTCCTGCTATCTGCAGACCTCTGTCTCAACAAGTTCCTCCCGCTGCCCAACACGCTACAACAGTTCTACGCTGCACACCTAGACCTAGCCTCCGAAGACAACTACAGCGAAGTCAGCTACGGATCGTGGAAGAAAAGCCCGGAGAAAGAGGAGTATAACCGAACTGATGTCAGCTCAGACTTAAGCGACAAAGTCTCTCAGAACATCTCTCAAATAAGCCTCGACGGGGACGGAGAGATGAAACCCAAACTCAGACCTATATTAGGCGCTGGTGCCGGACTTCTAAGACAGGAACAAGCATTATCTGTCAGCCAAGATAACTTCGATACTTGGACTAGCAAAAACAGTCTTAGCAAGAGATATGACTTGAACTCTTGGAGGCAAGAAGAGGAAAAGAAAGAGGAGGAACCTGTGTTCAATCCTACAGTTCTACCCCCGAATCTACAGCAGACCTATCCAGTCACTGTCCCAGATTACCCGCCACCTAACGTACCAAATGTAAACAGATTTAACAACTACCTACAAGAGAATTATCCTAACTATTTACAGCAAGGCGACGGAGCGTACATACAAAACTCTTATACCTCAAACACTAATTTTAACTCACAAGGAGATGGTTTCGTTCAACAGTTCCCGAACGACCGACCAGCTCCGGAGAGAGTCAATAACGAAGTACAAAAAACAAGCGCCAGGCGGCCTGTAGAAAACTGGCGGAAAGATAAAGAGGTCGAAGATCCAAACAGAAATAGACAGAGGAATTGGACTCGACAGCGCTCTAAAGATAGCGTTAATGATGAAAAAGAGCCAGAAAAAGAGGAGAGATACCGGTCGAACTCTAGAAATTCCAGAGAGAAAGTCCCCGGGAGATTCAGGCGTAACAGCACAGAGAATCCAGACGGAGTTGTGAGCGGTACAGGGAAGACTCCACCCAGAAGACATGTCTCCGATGTCCCGAGGAGTCAGAAATATTGGGACCACGACGATAGATGTGACAAGGATTATAGCAGTTAgtgatttaaatataatattattctaGTAAAATTTTAAGTGACTGTGTGAAATTCATTTGGATTTTGCGGTAGCCAAGATTTCTGATGTTTCCTATGAAAGCGATAGGTATGTgactaaaaatattataatcaagATTTTTTCATAAAGGGAGGTTTAAATTAATGAAGAGTGATAAATCAAACACAAAAAGCAAGAACGAGAAAATAAGGGGATTTTGTATATTAAAATAAGATGGTGTTTAACATCAAAGTATAATAACCGTATTATTTTTTTCGCACTGATcattgataacaaaaaataagagATTTCATTTCTGTGTTGTCAGTCTTTTGAACACAAAATAAGCTGTTTACATGTacagatgtaatgcataattgttttccatcgtatttactcggaaacgttcgtatttgtcatgctacttcagtcaacctcagtacttttgtaacgagactgactgaagtagcaagacacgttcgtacattTCCCTGAAATAACTATGCACTACAACTAACTAGTGCTACTATTTTTTCCATGGATGTACACTAAACAGAAACAATGACAACTTTGCCCATGTATCAGAAACAAGACAGTTTCAACTTTGCCCACCGACGAAATAAAAGTGACACCAAGTCTCTTAAATTCTCTTATCAGTTTCAATTTGCTGCCATCCCACATATCGTGGCGATCCTTATACGAATGTCATAAAGTTCATATTGGCATGGCAGTATTAATAGTAATAACGTAATCTTCAGATACTTATAAAAAAGCGAAAGATAATTTTGATTGGTCTTAAATAGATCACGTTGGTGAAGTAGGTAAATGAAGTTAATAAAATGGTtgctaaaatattataaattttgaCTAATGTTACAAATAACGGATTTAAAGTCTAAGTCCAAAAGTAGCATCATAgtcttaataaatatttaggtttaTTAAAACAAGGCAACCTTCAAATAAGTCAGTTGGGTTTGTGTTAACTTTGAACTATGAATGTCCTATCAAATCATGATAACATGCAACGTGAATTATTCCCCTAACCTATACAGCATAAAAATAAACtcattatatttcatattttacaaaaaaaaactgttaacTAGcgaaattttgttttaaaatacaattattttcaTATCTTCATCCCGGGACTTTTATCCCTTTATATTATTTGCTCAATTCTCTACAGTACCTTAATTCATGACAAAAATAGAAATATTCCAATAGATACAGGATATAGATATTTATGATATGATTCACATTTTTGTACCATCAAATCTGTCAACTTTGCCCTTAAATTTTCTGCAATATTATGCTAAACAATAAACATGGGCAAAGTTGAAAATTTGATGGGCACAAAATTGCCGATTATATCTGTAAAGAATATAgttatacttataaaataaacgaGGGTTAATTTAATACACTagtataatacaaataaataggtacactaCTAGACACTCCAATAGATTTACTCAATTATGAATACACATATTCTAAATTCGTGTTGTATTTCATAAAAACAGTgctcatatattattatttccatTGTAACATTAATGAAAtgcataatattaaattaatttgtgtAATTAGTCCATaatctttttttcgtttttttttagcattagaaagaacttggaagaaggtaagcgatcttgacatgtcttttaattgaaaaacgctttttaaaaaccaaaaactattacttatgaaagcagaagaataaaaatgatcgcattagattcataattgttacatatttgccgtaacttatttttaaaatatgtttttcaattaaaagacacatcaagattgtttacctgatttctaatgctaaagaaaACGAAGTTTAgatgtttatttaaattatagtcATAGTTTTTGTATGTAAGTTAGTCTGGTGCATTTATTATAAGAAACTGAAACATCAAAGAAATGGGTTGCCTATCACAGAATAATGACAATCAAAATACTATTAATAATATGCTCAGTCTGCATAATATACTAGTTAATCAAAACTAGATGTAGGGCAAATCATGTTACTGTATATTACATGCCTAGCGATTTCTAAGCTAGGCGCATATTTGCCTTATAAATcaaggaataaaataaattgaaatacagggtgtcccagaattcgacgtcaagccgtaaacggatgatagaccaagtcataacagttatcataaaaatacaaaaaaaaattcaactcatgttctttaaaaaatatggtcattttaaaaattcacaaaaaaaatccacaccctgtaattattcaagattacacaataataaaaaaattagaataaattatggaatttgtagtaacaagagttaaagaaccattacagggtgcggattttttagtgaatttttaaagtgaccataatttaaaaaaaaaacatgagttggattttttttttgtatttttatgataactgttatgacttggtctatcatccgtttacggcttgacgtcgaattctggggcACCCTGTAGGTATGAAATCCTGAAGTACTTATAGTGTTAGTTAGGAATTTAGGAACTATAGCATGGACAACCCAATAGGCTCTAAGTTTTCATAGGGTAACGACTCAAAAGCTTCAGATTTAATACTGGCAAAAACTCGCAATACTAGGAATTAAACTCTATTAGATCAAATACCAATCCAATATAACCCAAGTAGTACTTTTAAGGGTATGCAATTTTTCCCAACTTTATGTAACTTTGCCCACACAGTTAAATAGTCTCAGGTCGGAACGTCATTTTCGAGCAAGAATGATTTTTCTAAtagtttaaccctttaccaggctaagggatatatatttcccacatacggatACGGCGCTtcaacatgtgttctattttcgattagtaagactgacattcgattgtcatttttagggttccgtacccaaagggtaaaacgggaccctattactaagacttcgctgtctgtccgtctgtcaccaggctgtatctcacgaaccgtgatagctagacagttgaaattttcacagatgatgtatttctgttgccgctataacaacaaatactaaaaacagaataaaataaagatttaaatggggctcccatactacaaacgtgatttttgacaaaagcaccgtcgggagtggtcagtacttggatgagtgaccgtttttttaattttgcttttttttgtttttttttttgcattatggtacggaacccttcgtgcgcgagtccgactcgcacttgcccggttttttttaaatgccagCCTGATAAAGGGTTATATAAGTAATGTTCGTTGTGGCGAGTAGAATAGCATAGGTGCTATGATATCCGTTTTTAATTATTAACCCATGATGAAACTATTATCGAAAATCGTTCACTCAATTTACGTTATTGTTTCGACGGAACTTGCAATATTAACTGCCTTAAGAAGTTGTACAGTAAGCTACATAGTTAGCTGACCCCCCTGCAAACAAATTTATATATATGGAGTAGGGGGGTCAGTTATCTCTGCAGCTGGAGTTTTTGCCAAAAAAACATTGAATTACTAGTACCTGTATAGTAAATGCTGCACAATCTTGTTTCAGTACACAAAATCTAGAATAATCtataccagcggtcggcaacccgcggcccgcgagcctccctggctactttgtatgtaatacatattgacaaacgacaatgtctgataaagtcataaatattaacaaaatgcGGCCCGCggccacttcgttaactgctatgtggcccttggctgctaaaaggttgccgaccgctgatctataCGCTTAGAATAATTGACGAATAGGATATTTTCATAATGGATTATGTTGGAATAGAAAGGTATATTATACGAGAGTGAACCAACTTAGCTTGGCAGATTTTAGGGAA encodes:
- the LOC134677012 gene encoding uncharacterized protein LOC134677012 isoform X1, encoding MSTPGRGRGYSGRHHLRSPRPGDDDARALAELSPRATAPMFTDKEPKQEKEKEDVGDKERKREEVKYHVSGEDETALKELLQIEEQFTPLLTLLEQFSPGEDGIAFNRKLKHFETTVSSICPDETRLQQAFGSFRAAALLSAVTSRKLAAVGASFTRQSRQQLLRGALLNVVMQGTFSKLDVLERANPLFLINAANLMGDYFAEARLCNGNKVHILAGPLLQYMKALLASDDIRAHRSLATQLMQNGRELLSVLSQELDELSISIRLRLLSPPPSSIIWLLLSADLCLNKFLPLPNTLQQFYAAHLDLASEDNYSEVSYGSWKKSPEKEEYNRTDVSSDLSDKVSQNISQISLDGDGEMKPKLRPILGAGAGLLRQEQALSVSQDNFDTWTSKNSLSKRYDLNSWRQEEEKKEEEPVFNPTVLPPNLQQTYPVTVPDYPPPNVPNVNRFNNYLQENYPNYLQQGDGAYIQNSYTSNTNFNSQGDGFVQQFPNDRPAPERVNNEVQKTSARRPVENWRKDKEVEDPNRNRQRNWTRQRSKDSVNDEKEPEKEERYRSNSRNSREKVPGRFRRNSTENPDGVVSGTGKTPPRRHVSDVPRSQKYWDHDDRCDKDYSS
- the LOC134677012 gene encoding uncharacterized protein LOC134677012 isoform X2, which translates into the protein MSTPGRGRGYSGRHHLRSPRPGDDDARALAELSPRATDKEPKQEKEKEDVGDKERKREEVKYHVSGEDETALKELLQIEEQFTPLLTLLEQFSPGEDGIAFNRKLKHFETTVSSICPDETRLQQAFGSFRAAALLSAVTSRKLAAVGASFTRQSRQQLLRGALLNVVMQGTFSKLDVLERANPLFLINAANLMGDYFAEARLCNGNKVHILAGPLLQYMKALLASDDIRAHRSLATQLMQNGRELLSVLSQELDELSISIRLRLLSPPPSSIIWLLLSADLCLNKFLPLPNTLQQFYAAHLDLASEDNYSEVSYGSWKKSPEKEEYNRTDVSSDLSDKVSQNISQISLDGDGEMKPKLRPILGAGAGLLRQEQALSVSQDNFDTWTSKNSLSKRYDLNSWRQEEEKKEEEPVFNPTVLPPNLQQTYPVTVPDYPPPNVPNVNRFNNYLQENYPNYLQQGDGAYIQNSYTSNTNFNSQGDGFVQQFPNDRPAPERVNNEVQKTSARRPVENWRKDKEVEDPNRNRQRNWTRQRSKDSVNDEKEPEKEERYRSNSRNSREKVPGRFRRNSTENPDGVVSGTGKTPPRRHVSDVPRSQKYWDHDDRCDKDYSS